Proteins co-encoded in one Fibrobacter sp. UWT2 genomic window:
- a CDS encoding V-type ATP synthase subunit B: MHNVAYHRIERIAGSVITLRAEGVANQELAQVTSSFGTSLARVIRIDGDMVDLQVFAGARGISTDSEVRFLGEPMKVPYSEALLGRVFNGAGKPRDNGPEVDGERITIGGPSVNPAKRIIPKTMVRTGIPMIDVFNTLVVSQKLPIFSIAGEPYNELLARIALQAEVDVIILGGMGLKHDDYLYLKDFLEKNGALSRTVMFMHTASDPIVECLLVPDASLAVAEKFATEGKNVLVLLTDMTNFADAMKEIAITMEQIPSNRGYPGDLYSQLASRYEKAVDFEGSGSITILAVTTMPGDDVTHPVPDNTGYITEGQFYLRKGRIEPFGSLSRLKQQVNGKTRSDHRTIMNTMIQLYASYKETLEKQSMGFNMSNWDQKLLKYGQRFESEMMDLSVNIPLEKALDLGWEILADCFAPEETGIPTKMINEYWPKKG, from the coding sequence ATGCATAATGTGGCATACCATCGTATTGAACGCATCGCCGGTTCCGTGATTACGCTCCGCGCCGAAGGCGTTGCAAACCAGGAACTTGCCCAGGTGACAAGTTCGTTCGGAACATCCCTTGCCCGCGTGATCCGTATTGACGGTGACATGGTGGACTTGCAGGTGTTCGCAGGTGCCCGTGGTATTTCGACCGACTCCGAAGTGCGCTTCCTTGGCGAACCGATGAAGGTTCCGTACAGCGAAGCTTTACTTGGCCGCGTGTTTAACGGTGCAGGTAAGCCCCGCGATAACGGCCCTGAAGTGGACGGCGAACGCATTACTATCGGTGGTCCTTCCGTGAACCCCGCAAAGCGTATCATCCCGAAGACGATGGTGCGTACGGGTATCCCGATGATCGACGTGTTCAACACGCTCGTGGTTTCGCAGAAGCTCCCGATTTTCTCTATCGCCGGTGAACCGTACAACGAACTCCTGGCCCGCATCGCATTGCAGGCTGAAGTGGACGTGATTATCCTCGGCGGCATGGGCCTGAAGCACGATGACTACCTGTACTTGAAGGACTTCCTCGAAAAGAACGGTGCTCTGAGCCGTACGGTGATGTTCATGCACACCGCTTCTGACCCGATCGTGGAATGCTTGCTCGTGCCGGATGCATCCCTTGCTGTGGCTGAAAAGTTTGCTACCGAAGGCAAGAACGTGCTCGTGCTCCTCACCGACATGACGAACTTTGCTGACGCCATGAAGGAAATCGCCATTACGATGGAACAGATTCCGTCGAACCGTGGTTATCCTGGCGACCTTTACTCTCAGCTTGCTAGCCGTTACGAAAAGGCTGTGGACTTCGAAGGTTCGGGCTCCATCACCATTTTGGCTGTGACGACCATGCCGGGCGACGACGTGACCCACCCGGTTCCGGATAACACCGGTTACATTACCGAAGGTCAGTTCTACCTGCGTAAGGGCCGTATCGAACCGTTCGGTTCTCTGTCTCGTTTGAAACAGCAGGTGAACGGTAAGACCCGTAGCGACCACCGTACCATCATGAACACCATGATTCAGCTGTACGCAAGCTACAAGGAAACTTTGGAAAAGCAGTCCATGGGCTTCAACATGAGTAACTGGGACCAGAAGCTGTTGAAGTATGGCCAGCGTTTCGAAAGCGAAATGATGGACCTTTCCGTCAACATTCCGCTGGAAAAGGCTTTGGACCTTGGCTGGGAAATCCTTGCTGACTGTTTCGCACCCGAAGAAACGGGTATTCCGACCAAGATGATCAACGAATATTGGCCCAAGAAGGGGTAA
- a CDS encoding folylpolyglutamate synthase/dihydrofolate synthase family protein — translation MQSLGMDYLNSRLMFGMVPGLESTRKLCNALGNPERSFKTIHIVGTNGKGSTSYYLAGVLQAHGFKTGLFTSPHLVSLRERIRVNDMPIDDADLDRLLLQVKDAAERVQVEPTFFEVLTLVSFLYYAEQGVDVVAMEAGMGGRLDSTAVACGNIVVLTSIGLEHTEVLGPTESAILKEKMAIVDADRRRNKTFVVGGLSEELLAEARAYASELGAECLVPEIRTDIRLPNLGRHYIENASLSLTAAERFIQGSDRPYDEALALKTLETRSWAGRMQQLTDKNGVVRYILDGAHNSHAVRRLVETLAQYYPGVQFHCVFGALKDKDVGEMLKLMSPFVSHWHITKTPYPRFRELDDLRLELSNLGLKVASEGELSREFLDQVAATAFAENEKIPVLVTGSLYMIGETVQVLKDDFDGLAFFRGLEPSTNEHR, via the coding sequence ATGCAATCGCTCGGTATGGATTATTTGAATTCTCGGCTCATGTTCGGCATGGTGCCGGGGCTTGAATCGACACGGAAACTCTGCAACGCTCTCGGGAATCCTGAACGCTCATTCAAGACCATCCATATCGTCGGCACGAACGGCAAGGGCTCAACGAGCTATTACCTTGCTGGCGTTTTGCAGGCACATGGTTTCAAAACGGGACTTTTCACGAGTCCGCACCTGGTGAGCCTTCGCGAACGTATCCGTGTCAATGATATGCCCATTGATGATGCTGATCTGGATCGCTTGCTTCTTCAGGTGAAAGATGCTGCCGAGCGTGTCCAGGTGGAACCGACTTTCTTTGAAGTCCTGACTTTGGTGTCTTTCCTCTATTACGCCGAACAGGGTGTCGATGTGGTCGCTATGGAAGCGGGCATGGGCGGTCGCCTGGACAGTACGGCGGTTGCCTGCGGTAATATCGTGGTCCTCACAAGCATCGGCCTGGAACATACCGAAGTCCTGGGACCGACAGAAAGTGCCATTCTCAAAGAAAAAATGGCGATTGTAGATGCGGATCGTCGCCGAAACAAGACTTTCGTGGTTGGTGGCCTTTCCGAAGAATTGCTTGCAGAAGCCCGTGCTTATGCAAGTGAACTCGGTGCTGAATGCCTCGTTCCCGAAATTCGGACTGACATCAGACTCCCGAATTTGGGTCGCCATTACATAGAAAACGCGAGCCTTTCCCTGACAGCCGCAGAACGCTTTATTCAGGGCAGCGATCGTCCTTATGACGAAGCTTTGGCCCTCAAGACTCTTGAAACCCGCTCCTGGGCAGGGCGCATGCAGCAATTGACCGATAAAAATGGGGTAGTCCGCTACATCTTGGATGGGGCTCATAATTCCCATGCGGTGCGCCGCTTGGTCGAAACGCTCGCTCAGTATTATCCGGGAGTCCAGTTCCATTGTGTATTCGGTGCCCTCAAGGATAAAGATGTGGGTGAAATGCTCAAGTTGATGTCTCCTTTTGTGAGCCACTGGCATATCACCAAGACTCCCTACCCGCGTTTCCGTGAATTGGACGATTTGCGCTTGGAACTTTCGAACTTAGGATTGAAAGTCGCAAGCGAAGGCGAACTCAGTCGCGAATTTTTGGATCAGGTCGCTGCCACCGCTTTTGCAGAAAATGAAAAGATTCCTGTTCTTGTAACGGGAAGCTTGTATATGATCGGTGAAACGGTGCAGGTTCTCAAGGACGATTTTGACGGTTTAGCGTTTTTCCGTGGGCTAGAACCCTCGACTAATGAACACCGCTAA
- a CDS encoding V-type ATP synthase subunit A has protein sequence MASIGKITGVNGNLIRVKFETAVSQNEVAYAKLSQKNKEGKTEIIPLKSEVIRIRGDYAELQVFEDTTGLKTGDEVEFTGELLSVELGPGLLTQVFDGLQNPLPKLAEECGFFLQRGKYLKALPRDKKWAFTPVAKVGDVVVAGDTLGTVPEGVFTHRIMVPFRLLGKWTVESVAAAGERTVEEVVAKLKNDKGETQDVTMVQTWPVKMPIKAFEERLRPSKPLTMQQRIIDTFFPVMQGGTFCTPGPFGAGKTVLQQLMSRYADVDIVILAACGERAGEVVETLREFPELIDPRTGKSLMERTLIICNTSSMPVAAREASVYTGVTLAEYYRQMGLNVLLLADSTSRWAQALREMSGRLEEIPGEEAFPAYLESVIAAFYERGGVVRLKDGSTGSVTICGSVSPAGGNFEEPVTQATLKVVGAFLGLSRERSDQRRFPAIHPLDSWSKYEGIIDAKKVAEARHILANGVDVNNMMKVVGEEGTSIDDFVIYLKSEYLDAVYLQQDAYNEIDAACSAERQVYVFDKVYQILKTPMKFEEKDVARTFFLKLTQSTKDWNRVKFDSQEFKDLEQSIFASVKEVSANA, from the coding sequence ATGGCTAGTATCGGAAAAATCACCGGCGTGAACGGTAACTTGATTCGAGTCAAGTTCGAAACCGCCGTATCTCAGAACGAAGTGGCTTATGCCAAACTTTCTCAGAAGAACAAGGAAGGCAAAACCGAAATTATTCCCCTTAAGAGCGAAGTCATCCGTATCCGCGGCGACTACGCCGAACTTCAGGTGTTCGAAGACACCACCGGCCTCAAAACCGGCGACGAAGTGGAATTTACTGGCGAACTCCTTTCTGTTGAACTCGGCCCCGGACTTTTGACTCAGGTTTTTGACGGTCTGCAGAACCCGCTCCCGAAGCTTGCCGAAGAATGCGGCTTCTTCCTGCAGCGTGGTAAGTATTTGAAGGCGCTTCCGCGCGACAAGAAGTGGGCATTTACCCCGGTCGCCAAGGTGGGCGATGTGGTTGTTGCCGGCGATACGCTCGGCACCGTGCCCGAAGGCGTGTTCACGCACCGCATCATGGTGCCGTTCCGCCTGCTCGGCAAGTGGACTGTGGAATCTGTCGCTGCCGCTGGCGAACGCACTGTCGAAGAAGTGGTCGCCAAGCTCAAGAACGACAAGGGCGAAACCCAGGACGTGACCATGGTGCAGACCTGGCCGGTGAAGATGCCGATCAAGGCCTTTGAAGAACGCCTCCGTCCGAGCAAGCCTTTGACCATGCAGCAGCGCATTATCGATACGTTCTTCCCCGTGATGCAGGGCGGTACGTTCTGTACGCCGGGCCCCTTCGGTGCCGGTAAGACCGTGCTTCAGCAGCTCATGAGCCGCTACGCTGACGTGGATATCGTGATTTTGGCAGCTTGCGGTGAACGTGCAGGTGAAGTGGTGGAAACCCTCCGCGAATTCCCTGAACTGATTGACCCGCGTACCGGCAAGTCCCTCATGGAACGTACGCTGATTATTTGTAACACGTCTTCGATGCCGGTGGCTGCTCGTGAAGCTTCCGTGTATACGGGCGTGACTCTTGCCGAATACTACCGCCAGATGGGCTTGAATGTGCTCTTGCTCGCTGACTCGACTTCTCGTTGGGCACAGGCTCTGCGTGAAATGAGCGGCCGTCTGGAAGAAATTCCGGGCGAAGAAGCCTTCCCGGCTTACCTCGAATCCGTGATCGCCGCCTTCTATGAACGCGGTGGCGTGGTTCGCCTGAAGGATGGTTCTACCGGTTCCGTGACGATTTGCGGTTCCGTGTCGCCTGCAGGTGGTAACTTCGAAGAACCGGTGACCCAGGCTACCTTGAAGGTGGTGGGCGCATTCCTCGGCCTTTCCCGTGAACGTTCCGACCAGCGCCGCTTCCCGGCCATCCACCCGCTGGATTCTTGGTCCAAGTACGAAGGCATCATCGATGCTAAGAAGGTGGCTGAAGCCCGTCATATCCTCGCAAACGGCGTGGACGTGAACAACATGATGAAGGTGGTGGGCGAAGAAGGTACTTCGATTGACGACTTCGTGATTTACCTGAAGTCCGAATACCTCGATGCTGTTTACCTGCAGCAGGACGCCTATAACGAAATCGACGCTGCCTGTTCCGCTGAACGTCAGGTTTATGTGTTTGACAAGGTCTATCAGATTCTTAAGACCCCGATGAAGTTCGAAGAGAAGGATGTTGCTCGTACGTTCTTCCTCAAGCTCACTCAGTCGACGAAGGACTGGAACCGCGTCAAGTTCGATTCCCAGGAATTCAAGGACCTTGAACAAAGTATTTTCGCTTCCGTGAAGGAGGTTTCCGCTAATGCATAA
- a CDS encoding V-type ATP synthase subunit D — MAKVKLTKNALKAERDALKRFQRYLPTLLLKKQQLQMEMRTLQERVMAKRAEEDKLRKGMASWISLFAEPIEWSKYLSVKEVRQGEGNIAGVKIPTYDGVDFNIAIPDFFTTPVWLDDGIRSLQGLISLRLERRVLEKQYELLSKELRTTSQRVNLFEKVKIPEAKENIRVINIFLGDQQTSGVARSKLAKGKATARTAAQDALAKEAAA, encoded by the coding sequence ATGGCGAAGGTCAAGTTAACTAAAAACGCCCTCAAGGCGGAACGCGACGCATTGAAGCGCTTCCAGCGCTATCTGCCGACGTTGCTTTTGAAAAAGCAGCAACTGCAGATGGAAATGCGCACGCTCCAGGAGAGGGTGATGGCCAAGCGAGCCGAGGAGGACAAGCTCCGTAAGGGCATGGCTTCCTGGATTTCGCTGTTTGCCGAACCCATCGAATGGTCAAAGTACCTGTCGGTGAAGGAAGTGCGCCAGGGCGAAGGCAATATCGCCGGCGTGAAGATTCCGACATACGACGGGGTAGACTTTAATATCGCCATTCCGGATTTCTTCACCACGCCCGTGTGGCTGGACGACGGTATCAGAAGCCTTCAGGGCCTGATTTCGCTGCGCCTGGAACGCCGCGTGCTCGAAAAGCAGTACGAACTCCTCTCCAAGGAATTGCGTACTACAAGCCAGCGCGTGAACCTGTTTGAAAAGGTGAAGATTCCCGAAGCGAAGGAAAATATTCGCGTTATCAACATCTTCCTGGGCGACCAGCAGACGTCCGGCGTTGCCCGCAGCAAGCTTGCTAAGGGTAAGGCTACCGCCCGTACCGCAGCCCAGGATGCACTCGCGAAGGAGGCCGCCGCATGA
- a CDS encoding ATPase, with amino-acid sequence MAEDLQYLMERIQKDAVDKAETEAAAIIARAKDKAAEIVKAAEAEASAKLEKADKDAEAFTERSERTLEQSARDLLLSVGKNLEKMIMDLLNLQVEKSLDESTVKQMLLTLAKNYSSDIEVDFSDADARKLSSFVMGEFAKQLSAGVKVESDKGVKFGFRVKLDGGHVTHEFTEAAMADALSALLRPQLSRVVNAAAQAK; translated from the coding sequence ATGGCAGAAGACTTGCAATACCTTATGGAACGCATCCAGAAAGATGCTGTCGATAAAGCAGAAACCGAGGCTGCGGCAATTATCGCCCGCGCCAAGGACAAAGCGGCAGAAATCGTGAAGGCGGCTGAAGCCGAAGCGAGCGCCAAGCTCGAAAAGGCTGACAAGGACGCCGAAGCGTTTACGGAACGCAGCGAACGCACTCTGGAACAGTCTGCCCGCGACCTCCTGCTTTCGGTAGGCAAGAACCTTGAAAAGATGATTATGGATTTGCTGAACCTCCAGGTGGAAAAGTCCCTGGATGAATCCACCGTGAAGCAGATGCTTTTGACCCTTGCTAAGAACTATTCTTCTGACATCGAAGTGGACTTCTCCGATGCCGATGCTCGCAAGCTCAGCTCCTTTGTGATGGGCGAATTTGCCAAGCAGCTTTCCGCCGGCGTTAAGGTCGAAAGCGACAAGGGCGTCAAGTTCGGCTTCCGCGTCAAGCTCGATGGCGGACACGTTACCCATGAATTTACTGAGGCTGCTATGGCCGACGCTCTTTCGGCCCTCCTCCGTCCGCAACTTTCTCGCGTAGTCAACGCAGCAGCTCAGGCGAAGTAG